The Theropithecus gelada isolate Dixy chromosome 11, Tgel_1.0, whole genome shotgun sequence genome includes a region encoding these proteins:
- the ARHGEF25 gene encoding rho guanine nucleotide exchange factor 25 isoform X2, translating to MLEPALATGEELPELTLLTTLLDGPGDKTQPPEEEALSQAPESEAEQKKKALERSMYVLSELVETEKMYVDDLGQIVEGYMATMAAQGVPESLRGRDRIVFGNIQQIYEWHRDYFLQELQRCLKDPDWLAQLFIKHERRLHMYVVYCQNKPKSEHVVSEFGDSYFEELRQQLGHRLQLNDLLIKPVQRIMKYQLLLKDFLKYYNRAGMDTAELEQAVEVMCFVPKRCNDMMTLGRLRGFEGKLTAQGKLLGQDTFWVIEPEAGGLLSSRGRERRVFLFEQIIIFSEALGGGVRGGTQPGYVYKSSIKVSCLGLEGNLQGDPCRFALTSRGPEGGIQRYVLQAADPAISQAWIKHVAQILESQRDFLNALQSPIEYQRRESQTNSLGQPGGPGVGSPGRIRLGDQAHGSTHTPINGSLPSLLLSPKGEVARAPLPLDKQALSDIPQAPHDSPPVSPTPNTPPCQARLAKLDEDEL from the exons ATGTTGGAGCCAGCTCTAGCCACAGGAGAGGAGCTGCCGGAACTGACCTTGCTGACCACATTGTTGGACGGCCCTGGAGATAAGACGCAG CCACCTGAAGAGGAGGCTTTGTCCCAAGCCCCTGAGAGTGAGGCGGAACAGAAGAAGAAGGCTCTGGAAAGGAGTAT GTACGTCCTGAGTGAACTGgtagaaacagagaaaatgtaCGTGGATGACTTGGGGCAGATTGTGGAG GGTTACATGGCCACCATGGCTGCTCAGGGGGTCCCCGAAAGTCTTCGAGGCCGTGACAGGATTGTGTTTGGGAACATCCAGCAAATCTATGAGTGGCACCGAGA CTATTTCTTGCAAGAGCTACAGCGGTGTTTGAAAGATCCTGATTGGCTGGCTCAGCTATTCATCAAACAC GAGCGCCGGCTGCATATGTATGTGGTGTACTGTCAGAATAAGCCCAAGTCAGAGCATGTGGTGTCAGAGTTTGGGGACAGCTACTTTGAG GAGCTCCGGCAGCAGCTGGGGCACCGCCTGCAGCTGAACGACCTCCTCATCAAACCTGTGCAGCGGATCATGAAATACCAGCTGCTGCTCAAG GATTTTCTCAAGTATTACAATAGAGCTGGGATGGATACTGCGGAGCTAGAG CAAGCTGTGGAGGTCATGTGCTTTGTGCCCAAGCGCTGCAACGATATGATGACGCTGGGGAGATTGCGGGGATTTGAG GGCAAACTGACTGCTCAGGGGAAGCTCTTGGGCCAGGACACTTTCTGGGTCATCGAGCCTGAGGCTGGGGGGCTGCTGTCTTCTCGAGGTCGAGAGAGGCGCGTGTTCCTCTTTGAGCAAATCATCATCTTCAGTGAAGCCCTGGGAGGAGGAGTGAGAGGTGGAACACAGCCTGGATATGTATACAAGAGCAGCATTAAG GTGAGCTGCCTGGGACTGGAGGGGAACCTCCAAGGTGACCCTTGCCGCTTTGCACTGACCTCCAGAGGGCCAGAGGGTGGGATCCAGCGCTATGTCCTGCAGGCTGCAGACCCTGCTATCAGTCAGGCCTGGATCAAGCATGTGGCTCAGATCTTGGAAAGCCAACGGGACTTCCTCAACG CATTGCAGTCACCCATTGAGTACCAGAGACGGGAGAGCCAGACCAACAGCCTGGGGCAGCCAGGAGGGCCTGGAGTGGGGAGCCCTGGGAGAATTCGGCTTGGAGATCAGGCCCACGGCAGCACTCACACACCCATCAATggctctctcccctccctgctgcTGTCACCCAAAGGGGAGGTGGCCAGAGCCCCCTTGCCCCTGGATAAACAG GCCCTCAGTGACATCCCTCAGGCTCCCCATGACTCTCCTCCAGTCTCTCCAACTCCAAACACCCCTCCCTGCCAAGCCAGACTTGCCAAGCTGGATGAAGATGAGCTGTAA